A part of Setaria viridis chromosome 8, Setaria_viridis_v4.0, whole genome shotgun sequence genomic DNA contains:
- the LOC117866900 gene encoding scarecrow-like protein 9: MSPAMAAAPEEFLAVHPEPPSPSVFLDLPPTPPPHDDPAGAFDDMALPYIARLLMDEEAADEASFFYQYPDHPALLKAQLPFAQILSGAAAPDDDDSGHTTTSPSFSADTDTRGTSSPGGRGGSDSDHSPTLTSPSTSFIPAADDADMVTSAFLKGMEEGTKFLPTNDAILLLDNTRLDARGRKNSRHNASPETEARRATKLMAAPEPLDASDARKMFDEMMLGERDISMKGVEQQQQRVIADTANHKAAPRRRRRRTSNSNSTNNNEAVDLHALLLRCAQSVSTDDRRGAQDLLAQVRRHSSATGDAAQRLAHCFAEGLEARLAGTGSRLYNSLMLQPTSAVDFLKAYQLFMAACCCKKVAFAFSNKTIFDAVAGRRRLHIVDYGIGYGFQWPGLLRGLAARHGGPPEVRITGIDLPQPGFRPAHQIDETGRRLMNCARELGVPFRFRGIAAKREAISPDDLDLGMADDDEVLVVSSLCHFRHLMDESVVAGRPSPRDQVLGNIRRMRPDVFIHGVINGGYGSTYFPTRFRELLFFCAAHFDLLDATVPRDSPERLLIERDILGRGAMNVIACEGADRVERPETYRQWQARNQRAGLRQLPLRPEVVKVVLDKVRDNYHKDFVVDEDQAWLLHRWKGRVLYGLSTWVAQR; this comes from the coding sequence ATGTCCCCGGCgatggccgccgcgccggaggaGTTCCTCGCCGTCCACCCGGAGCCGCCGTCCCCCTCCGTCTTCCTCGACCTGCCGCCCACGCCTCCCCCCCACGATGACCCTGCCGGCGCCTTCGACGACATGGCGCTCCCCTACATAGCCCGCCTCCTCAtggacgaggaggccgccgaTGAGGCCAGCTTCTTCTACCAGTACCCGGACCACCCCGCGCTGCTCAAGGCGCAGCTGCCCTTCGCCCAGATCCTCTCCGGCGCAGCTgcgcccgacgacgacgacagcggcCACACCACCACCTCGCCTTCCTTCTCCGCCGACACCGACACTCGCGGTACCTCCTCTcccggtggccggggcggctcTGACTCTGACCACTCGCCCACGCTCACCTCACCTAGCACTAGCTTCATTCCTGCCGCCGACGATGCGGACATGGTCACCTCCGCGTTCCTCAAGGGCATGGAGGAGGGCACCAAGTTCCTCCCCACCAACgacgccatcctcctcctcgacaACACCAGGCTCGATGCCCGGGGCCGCAAGAACAGCAGGCATAATGCTTCCCCGGAGACGGAGGCGCGCAGGGCCACCAAGCTcatggcggcgccggagccgctAGACGCATCCGACGCCCGTAAGATGTTCGACGAGATGATGCTCGGCGAGCGCGACATCTCCATGAAGGGcgtggagcagcagcagcagcgcgtcATCGCCGACACGGCCAACCAcaaggcggcgccgcggcggcggaggcgccgcacCTCCAACTCCAACAGCACCAACAACAACGAGGCGGTGGACCTGCACGCACTGCTGCTCCGGTGCGCGCAATCCGTGTCCACGGACGACCGGCGCGGCGCGCAGGACCTGCTGGCGCAGGTCCGGCGCCACTCCTCGGCCACCGGCGACGCCGCGCAGAGGCTGGCGCACTGCTTCGCCGAGGGCCTGGAGGCGCGCCTCGCCGGCACGGGCAGCCGCCTGTACAACTCGCTCATGCTCCAGCCCACCTCCGCCGTCGACTTCCTCAAGGCCTACCAGCTCTTCATGGCCGCCTGCTGCTGCAAGAAGGTGGCCTTCGCCTTCTCCAACAAGACCATCTTCGACGCCGtggccgggcgccgccgcctgcacaTCGTCGACTACGGCATCGGCTATGGCTTCCAGTGGCCGGGCTTGCTGCGCGGCCTCGCCGCCAGGCACGGCGGCCCGCCGGAGGTCAGGATCACCGGCATCGACCTGCCCCAGCCCGGCTTCCGCCCCGCGCACCAGATCGACGAGACAGGCCGCCGCCTCATGAACTGCGCTCGTGAGTTGGGCGTGCCGTTCAGGTTCCGCGGGATCGCGGCCAAGCGGGAGGCCATCTCTCCCGATGACCTGGACCTGGGCATGGCTGATGATGAcgaggtgctcgtggtgagcaGCCTCTGCCATTTCAGACACCTGATGGACGAgagcgtcgtcgccggccggcccAGCCCCAGGGACCAGGTGCTCGGCAACATCCGGCGGATGCGGCCGGACGTGTTCATCCACGGCGTCATCAATGGCGGCTACGGCAGCACCTACTTCCCGACGAGGTTCCGGGAGCTGCTCTTCTTCTGCGCGGCGCATTTCGACCTGCTGGACGCGACGGTGCCCCGGGACAGCCCGGAGAGGCTGCTGATCGAGAGGGACATCTTGGGGCGGGGCGCCATGAACGTCATCGCGTGCGAGGGCGCCGACAGGGTGGAGCGCCCGGAGACGTACAGGCAGTGGCAGGCGAGGAACCAGAGGGCGGGGCTCAGGCAGCTGCCGCTCAGGCCGGAGGTCGTCAAGGTGGTGCTGGACAAGGTCAGGGACAACTACCACAAGGACTTTGTCGTCGACGAGGATCAGGCGTGGCTGCTGCACAGGTGGAAGGGACGTGTGCTCTATGGCCTATCCACATGGGTTGCACAGCGATGA